One Cervus elaphus chromosome 27, mCerEla1.1, whole genome shotgun sequence genomic region harbors:
- the CHST9 gene encoding carbohydrate sulfotransferase 9 isoform X2: MTREKIQEHITNQNPKSHMLEDPKDKPENLLNSKRPTRVFTETNHSQGEAPALRRNPGSPTIQLIEKQQGTKILFRKFSETNWSVDIRPLNKSLVTDSKWKRIDATQEKRRSFLREFCKKYGGVSRPQSHVFHMVSRIYVEDKHKILYCEVPKAGCSNWKRILMVLNGLAPSADNISHDAVHYGKHLKKLDSFDLKGIYSRLNTYTKAVFVRDPMERLVSAFRDKFEHPNSYYHPVFGKAIIKKYRPNACEEALNNGSGVKFKEFIHYLLDSHRPIGMDIHWEKVSKLCYPCLIHYDFVGKFETLEEDANYFLQLIGAPKELKFPNFKDRHSSDKRTNAQVVGQYLKDLTRTERQLIYDFYYLDYLMFNYTTPFL; this comes from the coding sequence AACCCCAAGTCCCACATGCTCGAGGATCCCAAGGATAAACCGGAAAATCTACTCAACTCCAAGAGGCCTACTAGGGTCTTCACGGAGACCAACCACTCCCAAGGAGAGGCTCCAGCTTTGCGCAGGAACCCAGGGTCACCAACAATTCAGTTGATTGAAAAACAGCAAGGGACGAAGATCCTTTTCAGGAAGTTCAGCGAAACAAATTGGTCGGTGGACATTCGCCCTTTAAATAAAAGCTTAGTCACAGACAGCAAATGGAAGAGAATTgatgcaactcaagaaaaacgtAGGTCTTTCCTTCGGGAATTTTGCAAGAAATACGGTGGGGTGAGTCGTCCTCAATCTCACGTTTTTCACATGGTCTCCAGGATCTACGTAGAAGATAAACACAAGATCTTATATTGTGAAGTACCCAAGGCTGGCTGCTCCAACTGGAAGCGAATTCTGATGGTGCTCAACGGCTTGGCCCCCTCTGCGGACAACATCTCCCATGATGCTGTTCACTACGGGAAGCACTTGAAAAAGCTTGACAGCTTTGACTTAAAAGGGATTTATAGTCGTTTAAACACCTACACCAAAGCTGTGTTTGTTCGTGATCCCATGGAAAGATTAGTGTCAGCATTTAGGGACAAATTTGAACACCCCAATAGTTATTACCATCCAGTATTTGGAAAGGCAATTATAAAGAAATATCGGCCGAATGCCTGTGAAGAAGCATTAAATAATGGATCTGGAGTCAAATTCAAAGAGTTCATCCATTATTTGCTGGACTCGCACCGTCCTATAGGAATGGACATTCACTGGGAAAAGGTCAGCAAACTCTGCTATCCCTGTTTGATCCACTACGATTTTGTAGGGAAATTTGAAACTTTGGAAGAAGACGCCAATTACTTTTTACAGCTGATCGGAgctccaaaagaactgaaatttcCCAACTTTAAAGACAGGCACTCTTCTGATAAAAGAACCAACGCTCAGGTGGTGGGACAGTATTTAAAGGATCTGACTAGAACTGAGAGACAGTTAATCTATGACTTTTATTACTTGGACTATTTGATGTTTAATTATACAACTCCATTTTTgtag
- the CHST9 gene encoding carbohydrate sulfotransferase 9 isoform X3 — MLEDPKDKPENLLNSKRPTRVFTETNHSQGEAPALRRNPGSPTIQLIEKQQGTKILFRKFSETNWSVDIRPLNKSLVTDSKWKRIDATQEKRRSFLREFCKKYGGVSRPQSHVFHMVSRIYVEDKHKILYCEVPKAGCSNWKRILMVLNGLAPSADNISHDAVHYGKHLKKLDSFDLKGIYSRLNTYTKAVFVRDPMERLVSAFRDKFEHPNSYYHPVFGKAIIKKYRPNACEEALNNGSGVKFKEFIHYLLDSHRPIGMDIHWEKVSKLCYPCLIHYDFVGKFETLEEDANYFLQLIGAPKELKFPNFKDRHSSDKRTNAQVVGQYLKDLTRTERQLIYDFYYLDYLMFNYTTPFL; from the coding sequence ATGCTCGAGGATCCCAAGGATAAACCGGAAAATCTACTCAACTCCAAGAGGCCTACTAGGGTCTTCACGGAGACCAACCACTCCCAAGGAGAGGCTCCAGCTTTGCGCAGGAACCCAGGGTCACCAACAATTCAGTTGATTGAAAAACAGCAAGGGACGAAGATCCTTTTCAGGAAGTTCAGCGAAACAAATTGGTCGGTGGACATTCGCCCTTTAAATAAAAGCTTAGTCACAGACAGCAAATGGAAGAGAATTgatgcaactcaagaaaaacgtAGGTCTTTCCTTCGGGAATTTTGCAAGAAATACGGTGGGGTGAGTCGTCCTCAATCTCACGTTTTTCACATGGTCTCCAGGATCTACGTAGAAGATAAACACAAGATCTTATATTGTGAAGTACCCAAGGCTGGCTGCTCCAACTGGAAGCGAATTCTGATGGTGCTCAACGGCTTGGCCCCCTCTGCGGACAACATCTCCCATGATGCTGTTCACTACGGGAAGCACTTGAAAAAGCTTGACAGCTTTGACTTAAAAGGGATTTATAGTCGTTTAAACACCTACACCAAAGCTGTGTTTGTTCGTGATCCCATGGAAAGATTAGTGTCAGCATTTAGGGACAAATTTGAACACCCCAATAGTTATTACCATCCAGTATTTGGAAAGGCAATTATAAAGAAATATCGGCCGAATGCCTGTGAAGAAGCATTAAATAATGGATCTGGAGTCAAATTCAAAGAGTTCATCCATTATTTGCTGGACTCGCACCGTCCTATAGGAATGGACATTCACTGGGAAAAGGTCAGCAAACTCTGCTATCCCTGTTTGATCCACTACGATTTTGTAGGGAAATTTGAAACTTTGGAAGAAGACGCCAATTACTTTTTACAGCTGATCGGAgctccaaaagaactgaaatttcCCAACTTTAAAGACAGGCACTCTTCTGATAAAAGAACCAACGCTCAGGTGGTGGGACAGTATTTAAAGGATCTGACTAGAACTGAGAGACAGTTAATCTATGACTTTTATTACTTGGACTATTTGATGTTTAATTATACAACTCCATTTTTgtag